The Nocardioides humi genome includes a region encoding these proteins:
- a CDS encoding ABC transporter substrate-binding protein, which translates to MKVGRFVAVATSVAAVVTLAGCGDSSEENSAKVKEAAQYSGDDRQGYLEECAKEEGSLSVYSAQQTDLWQPLKEGFQKKYPGIKVETTRRTSAETAETLSKEAQAGVNKADVIDVKVEVAESLLDLFAPFSSPELEAYPETAIGPDSKYVISDQIPYGIIYNTDKVPNPPKTSEDLLKPEFKGHIAMSTTLLGTQWVGWMENKYGEEFLERFGEQDVRTTDANTDAIIAQVAAGEALVAPGVNLSGVEALKQQSPNAPVEWLPVDPQWTQGALSMAAKAPHPCAAMLYIDYELSAEGQTINPSTSPPGRTRPRPMWCRVRTSRWTSGRSSASTPPRPTRTPRAVGPSSSTATSSSEP; encoded by the coding sequence ACAGCTCCGAGGAGAACTCGGCGAAGGTGAAGGAGGCCGCGCAGTACTCGGGCGACGACCGGCAGGGCTACCTGGAGGAGTGCGCGAAGGAGGAGGGCTCGCTCTCCGTCTACTCCGCCCAGCAGACCGATCTGTGGCAGCCGCTCAAGGAGGGCTTCCAGAAGAAGTACCCCGGCATCAAGGTCGAGACGACCCGGCGCACCTCCGCCGAGACCGCCGAGACGCTGTCGAAGGAGGCGCAGGCGGGCGTCAACAAGGCCGACGTCATCGACGTCAAGGTCGAGGTGGCCGAGAGCCTGCTGGACCTGTTCGCCCCGTTCAGCTCGCCGGAGCTCGAGGCCTATCCCGAGACCGCGATCGGGCCGGACAGCAAGTACGTCATCAGCGACCAGATCCCCTACGGCATCATCTACAACACCGACAAGGTGCCCAACCCTCCGAAGACCTCCGAGGACCTGCTGAAGCCCGAGTTCAAGGGCCACATCGCGATGTCCACGACCCTGCTCGGCACGCAGTGGGTCGGCTGGATGGAGAACAAGTACGGCGAGGAGTTCCTCGAGCGCTTCGGCGAGCAGGACGTGCGGACCACCGACGCCAACACCGACGCGATCATCGCCCAGGTCGCGGCCGGCGAGGCGCTGGTGGCGCCCGGCGTCAATCTCTCCGGCGTCGAGGCGCTGAAGCAGCAGAGCCCCAACGCACCGGTGGAGTGGCTTCCCGTGGACCCGCAGTGGACCCAGGGTGCGCTGTCGATGGCGGCGAAGGCGCCGCACCCGTGCGCGGCGATGCTGTACATCGACTACGAGCTCTCGGCCGAGGGCCAGACCATCAACCCCTCTACCTCTCCGCCCGGGAGGACGCGCCCACGCCCGATGTGGTGCAGGGTGAGAACGAGCCGGTGGACATCTGGGAGATCGTCGGCGAGCACTCCGCCCAGGCCTACCAGGACGCCTCGCGCCGTTGGACCGAGCTCGTCGACCGCTACATCATCAAGTGAACCGTGA
- a CDS encoding ABC transporter permease has protein sequence MGLINHWLEPLFGPGALDIFSMPGMIFVEGQHLAPLVFLLLYASFKSMDPSLEESALMCGAKRRTVIRRITIPMAAPAIYASVVVMMVRGLEAFEVPALIGLPNGITVFTGRIWRALSDYPLDKATAGSYSIGLLLLTALGMWWYGRLTRRNQKSYQTVTGKGFRSSTMDLGRARWPIGALVILYFVVAVVLPLFVLAYGSTQSFYSPPTWDTLTNPSLANYRDVFGDDTILRSLRNSILLAVLTATAVMLVMAIASWVVIRTKVRGRVLIDLLATAPLAVPGIVLGFSLLTIYLWVPLPIYGTIWVLFIAYFTRFMPYGMRYASTSMVQVAGELEESARMSGATWWQVFRKVILPLIMPGLIAGWIYVVTVSLRELSSSLLLYSPGNEVLSITIWELWSNGRFPAVAAVGMVMIAVLLVIILAARKLSSRFGIEDNI, from the coding sequence GTGGGGCTGATCAACCACTGGCTGGAGCCGCTCTTCGGTCCCGGGGCCCTGGACATCTTCTCGATGCCCGGCATGATCTTCGTCGAGGGCCAGCACCTCGCCCCGCTGGTCTTCCTGCTCCTGTACGCCTCGTTCAAGAGCATGGATCCCTCGCTCGAGGAGTCCGCGTTGATGTGCGGCGCGAAGCGGCGCACCGTCATCCGGCGGATCACCATCCCGATGGCGGCCCCGGCGATCTACGCCTCCGTCGTGGTGATGATGGTCCGTGGCCTCGAGGCGTTCGAGGTTCCTGCCCTGATCGGACTGCCGAACGGGATCACGGTCTTCACCGGCAGGATCTGGCGAGCGCTGAGCGACTACCCGCTGGACAAGGCGACGGCCGGGTCGTACTCGATCGGCCTGCTGCTGCTCACCGCCCTCGGCATGTGGTGGTACGGCCGGCTCACCCGCCGCAACCAGAAGTCGTACCAGACCGTGACCGGCAAGGGGTTCCGCTCCAGCACGATGGACCTCGGCCGCGCGCGGTGGCCGATCGGCGCGCTGGTCATCCTCTACTTCGTCGTGGCCGTGGTCCTCCCGCTGTTCGTCCTCGCCTACGGCTCGACCCAGAGCTTCTACTCGCCGCCGACCTGGGACACCCTGACCAACCCGTCCCTCGCCAACTACCGCGACGTCTTCGGCGACGACACCATCCTCCGCTCGCTGCGCAACAGCATCCTGCTGGCGGTGCTGACGGCCACCGCCGTCATGCTGGTGATGGCGATCGCCTCCTGGGTCGTGATCCGCACCAAGGTGCGCGGCCGGGTGCTGATCGACCTCCTGGCCACCGCGCCGCTGGCGGTGCCGGGCATCGTCCTCGGCTTCTCACTGCTGACGATCTACCTGTGGGTGCCGCTGCCGATCTACGGCACCATCTGGGTCCTGTTCATCGCGTACTTCACGCGGTTCATGCCCTACGGCATGCGCTACGCATCGACCTCCATGGTGCAGGTGGCCGGCGAGCTGGAGGAGTCGGCGCGGATGAGCGGGGCGACCTGGTGGCAGGTCTTCCGGAAGGTGATCCTGCCGCTGATCATGCCCGGGCTGATCGCGGGCTGGATCTACGTCGTGACCGTCTCGCTCCGCGAGCTCTCCAGCTCCCTGCTGCTCTACTCGCCCGGCAACGAGGTGCTCTCGATCACGATCTGGGAGCTGTGGTCGAACGGCCGGTTCCCGGCGGTGGCGGCGGTCGGCATGGTCATGATCGCCGTGCTGCTCGTCATCATCCTGGCCGCCCGCAAGCTGAGCAGCCGGTTCGGCATCGAGGACAACATATGA
- a CDS encoding ABC transporter ATP-binding protein: protein MLKIKGLNRTFPANKKLDQAAVAAVDDLSVELEPGELFTMLGPSGCGKTTTLRCVAGLERPDAGEITLGDRVLFSSERKIDVDANQRGLGMVFQSYAIWPHMDVFRNIAFPLEIMPRKSRPSKKEIRVRVERVLDVVQLGHLAGRRATDLSGGQQQRLALARALVMEPPLLLLDEPLSNLDAKLREGMRFELKRLQRDLGVTAVYVTHDQVEALAMSNRIAVMRHGRIEQLGKPREIYGSPTTRFVADFIGSANFIEGQVVGPAPQGTGFVIRTAFGEVTAGSAQEHTVGDGVLITVRPESMSLDTAAGGDWTGEVAARAFLGDGVDHMVKLGEVTLRVKTSPRISIPDGTPVRVLFEDDACAIVPDGGGGSLASLEPREPVGSPA, encoded by the coding sequence ATGCTGAAGATCAAGGGACTGAACCGGACGTTCCCAGCCAACAAGAAGCTGGACCAGGCGGCCGTGGCGGCGGTGGACGATCTCTCGGTCGAGCTGGAGCCGGGCGAGCTGTTCACGATGCTCGGCCCGTCGGGATGCGGCAAGACGACCACCCTGCGGTGCGTCGCCGGCCTGGAGCGCCCCGACGCCGGCGAGATCACGCTGGGGGACCGGGTGCTGTTCAGCTCCGAGCGGAAGATCGACGTCGACGCCAACCAGCGCGGGCTGGGCATGGTCTTCCAGTCCTACGCGATCTGGCCGCACATGGATGTCTTCCGCAATATCGCCTTCCCGCTCGAGATCATGCCGCGCAAGTCGCGGCCGTCCAAGAAGGAGATCCGGGTGCGCGTCGAGCGGGTGCTGGACGTCGTCCAGCTCGGCCACCTGGCCGGACGACGGGCCACCGACCTGTCCGGCGGTCAGCAGCAGCGCCTCGCGCTGGCACGGGCCCTGGTGATGGAGCCGCCCCTCCTCCTGCTCGACGAGCCGCTGAGCAATCTGGACGCCAAGCTCCGCGAGGGGATGCGCTTCGAGCTCAAGCGGCTCCAGCGGGACCTCGGGGTGACCGCGGTCTACGTCACCCACGACCAGGTCGAGGCGCTCGCCATGTCCAACCGCATCGCGGTCATGCGCCACGGCCGCATCGAGCAGCTCGGCAAGCCGCGCGAGATCTACGGCTCGCCGACCACCCGCTTCGTCGCGGACTTCATCGGCTCGGCGAACTTCATCGAGGGCCAGGTCGTGGGCCCGGCGCCCCAGGGCACCGGGTTCGTGATCAGGACGGCCTTCGGCGAGGTGACGGCCGGATCCGCCCAGGAGCACACCGTCGGCGACGGCGTCCTCATCACCGTGCGGCCCGAGTCGATGAGCCTGGACACCGCGGCGGGAGGCGACTGGACCGGGGAGGTCGCGGCGCGGGCGTTCCTGGGCGACGGCGTCGACCACATGGTCAAGCTGGGCGAGGTGACCCTGCGGGTCAAGACCTCGCCACGGATCTCGATCCCCGACGGCACCCCGGTGCGCGTCCTGTTCGAGGACGACGCGTGCGCCATCGTGCCGGACGGGGGTGGCGGCAGCCTGGCCTCGTTGGAGCCCCGTGAACCCGTGGGCTCGCCGGCATGA
- a CDS encoding zinc-dependent alcohol dehydrogenase, whose product MRAWVTHGYDDLRLEEVPDPEPRPGWPVVRVGVVQPAITEVQLLKGERSSGYDVVAQRLAEGPQLLFGHEFCGEVVAVAPGESQVAVGDRVTALHSRHGTIGRHFPGCFSELAAVPADALVPVPDSVDDWEATALQPLSSCVRIVQDLGIGLGDVVLVLGQGVMGLNCAQVAKAAGARLVIGVDRRPDLLEVARRLGVDETIDASTEDVPARVQELTGGSGAPVVIEAASGSPKVGLSGGATVSEAVACVASGGTILSLAHYHEPVSLDFNVCRRKRLRYQFPPSGGGPQDMALAASLVGSRRVDLSSMITHRLDGLENLPEAIAITSDKARYGALNPAQVRVSGSD is encoded by the coding sequence ATGAGGGCATGGGTCACCCACGGCTACGACGACCTCCGCCTGGAGGAGGTGCCCGATCCCGAGCCGCGGCCGGGATGGCCGGTGGTGCGGGTCGGTGTCGTGCAGCCGGCCATCACCGAGGTCCAGCTGCTCAAGGGTGAGCGCTCCTCGGGGTACGACGTGGTCGCGCAGCGACTCGCGGAGGGCCCGCAGCTGCTGTTCGGCCACGAGTTCTGCGGCGAGGTCGTGGCGGTCGCGCCGGGCGAGAGCCAGGTCGCGGTGGGAGATCGCGTGACCGCGCTGCACAGCCGCCACGGCACCATCGGGCGGCACTTCCCCGGCTGCTTCTCCGAGCTGGCCGCCGTGCCCGCGGACGCCCTCGTGCCGGTCCCGGACAGCGTCGACGACTGGGAGGCGACCGCGCTCCAGCCGCTGTCCAGCTGCGTCCGGATCGTCCAGGACCTCGGGATCGGTCTCGGCGACGTCGTCCTGGTGCTCGGCCAGGGGGTGATGGGCCTCAACTGCGCGCAGGTGGCGAAGGCCGCGGGCGCCCGGCTGGTGATCGGCGTCGACCGGCGTCCCGACCTCCTGGAGGTCGCCCGCCGGCTCGGTGTGGACGAGACCATCGACGCGAGCACCGAGGACGTCCCGGCGCGGGTGCAGGAGCTCACCGGCGGCAGCGGCGCGCCCGTCGTGATCGAGGCGGCCAGCGGCAGTCCGAAGGTCGGCCTGTCCGGTGGCGCCACCGTGAGCGAGGCCGTCGCGTGCGTGGCGTCCGGGGGCACCATCCTGAGCCTCGCCCACTACCACGAGCCGGTGAGCCTGGACTTCAACGTCTGCCGCCGCAAGCGCCTGCGCTACCAGTTCCCGCCGAGCGGCGGTGGCCCGCAGGACATGGCGCTCGCCGCATCGCTGGTGGGGTCGCGACGAGTCGACCTCTCCTCGATGATCACCCACCGCCTGGACGGCCTCGAGAACCTGCCGGAGGCGATCGCGATCACCTCGGACAAGGCGCGCTACGGCGCCCTCAACCCCGCCCAGGTGCGCGTCTCCGGATCCGACTGA
- a CDS encoding SRPBCC family protein produces the protein MKLENSFEIPVAIDEAWPILLDIERIAVCLPGAAIDSSENDVYTGRVKIKAGPVTVSYAGEMQMQDVDRVNHSVRLAAQGKEQRGSGTVKADIAARVLPAGDSAARVELVTDLAITGKPAQLGRGLIADVGSKIIAQFADNLAREMSGPPPVEETAAAPGAPRPAAAPAAAPVDDSLDLLAVLKPHLLRAGGGLLGLLVLVALLKRLLRR, from the coding sequence GTGAAGCTCGAGAACAGCTTCGAGATCCCCGTCGCGATCGACGAGGCCTGGCCCATTCTGCTGGACATCGAGCGCATCGCGGTCTGCCTGCCCGGCGCCGCCATCGACAGCTCGGAGAACGACGTCTACACCGGCCGCGTGAAGATCAAGGCCGGACCGGTCACGGTCAGCTACGCCGGTGAGATGCAGATGCAGGACGTCGACCGGGTGAACCACAGCGTGAGGCTCGCCGCCCAGGGCAAGGAGCAGCGCGGATCCGGGACCGTCAAGGCCGACATCGCGGCCCGGGTCCTCCCGGCCGGCGACAGCGCCGCACGCGTCGAGCTGGTCACCGACCTGGCGATCACCGGCAAGCCGGCACAGCTCGGACGGGGGCTGATCGCCGACGTCGGGTCGAAGATCATCGCCCAGTTCGCCGACAACCTCGCCCGCGAGATGAGTGGCCCGCCGCCGGTCGAGGAGACCGCCGCGGCGCCGGGCGCACCGCGGCCGGCGGCCGCACCGGCGGCGGCGCCGGTCGACGACAGCCTCGATCTGCTCGCCGTGCTCAAGCCGCACCTGCTCCGCGCCGGCGGCGGCCTGCTGGGCCTGCTCGTGCTCGTCGCTCTCCTCAAGCGACTGCTGCGCCGGTGA
- a CDS encoding Ldh family oxidoreductase, giving the protein MRLRHDVLEGFLGELYQAYGVSREEAEIVARSQVESNLVGHDSHGVIKTADYLARIEKGHIVPGAPFEVETEGPTTAVVNGNWGFGFVVTDRAMRMAIEKARATGVAGVTIRHQGHVGRLGAYTAMAAEAGLIAVMTADSGLGPKSVTPFGGRERRLGTNPISIAVPSGQSGVVCIDMATAAVASGKLQVAKARGEQVPAGWIVDSEGRGTTDPNAFYEGGALLPVGADQGHKGYGLSFMVEVLSGLLTGLGFGIDPQGRHNDGCFIALFDVERFRPLADLAADVDAFIDFLKATEPAEGFTEILYPGELEERRRRAGSLDGLEIDERTWDELARLAADKGVALPAEVSA; this is encoded by the coding sequence ATGAGGCTCAGGCACGACGTACTCGAGGGCTTCCTCGGCGAGCTCTATCAGGCGTACGGCGTATCGCGCGAGGAGGCAGAGATCGTCGCCCGGAGCCAGGTCGAGTCCAACCTCGTCGGCCACGACTCGCACGGCGTGATCAAGACCGCCGACTACCTCGCTCGCATCGAGAAGGGACATATCGTTCCCGGCGCGCCGTTCGAGGTCGAGACGGAGGGGCCGACCACCGCCGTGGTCAACGGCAACTGGGGATTCGGCTTCGTCGTCACGGACCGCGCGATGAGGATGGCCATCGAGAAGGCCAGGGCGACCGGTGTCGCGGGCGTGACGATCCGGCACCAGGGGCACGTGGGCCGCCTCGGCGCCTACACCGCGATGGCCGCCGAGGCCGGCCTGATCGCGGTGATGACCGCCGACTCGGGGCTCGGACCGAAGTCCGTCACGCCGTTCGGCGGCCGGGAGCGGCGCCTCGGGACGAACCCGATCTCCATCGCCGTGCCGTCCGGGCAGTCCGGCGTCGTCTGCATCGACATGGCGACCGCGGCGGTCGCCTCGGGCAAGCTGCAGGTCGCGAAGGCGCGTGGTGAGCAGGTGCCGGCGGGCTGGATCGTCGACAGCGAGGGCCGCGGGACCACCGACCCCAACGCCTTCTACGAGGGCGGGGCACTGCTGCCGGTCGGCGCCGACCAGGGGCACAAGGGCTACGGCCTGTCGTTCATGGTGGAGGTGCTCTCGGGGCTGCTCACCGGTCTGGGCTTCGGGATCGACCCGCAGGGCCGGCACAACGACGGCTGCTTCATCGCGCTGTTCGACGTCGAGCGGTTCCGGCCGCTGGCCGATCTCGCGGCCGACGTCGACGCCTTCATCGACTTCCTCAAGGCCACCGAGCCGGCCGAGGGCTTCACCGAGATCCTCTACCCGGGCGAGCTGGAGGAGCGGCGGCGCCGTGCCGGCAGTCTCGACGGCCTCGAGATCGACGAGCGCACCTGGGACGAGCTGGCCCGGCTCGCGGCGGACAAGGGCGTCGCGCTCCCGGCGGAGGTGAGCGCATGA
- a CDS encoding SDR family NAD(P)-dependent oxidoreductase — MAVAVAARRDAELDAVVAEIRGQGGRAIAVPTDVARWEDCATAVQRTVDELGGLDVLVNGAGVMLMARIENADPQEWVQMMEVNVLGSMFLAKLALPHLLERQGAVVQLSSAAGRVARVNTSGYCASKYAITAFCESLRQEVGDRGVRVIVLEPGSTNTDLRFSITDEEVLAAVSARSATIEQLEADDIADVVVFSLTRHPRVAMNELLFRPTQQNW; from the coding sequence ATGGCCGTCGCCGTGGCCGCCCGGCGGGACGCGGAGCTGGACGCCGTCGTCGCCGAGATCCGCGGCCAGGGCGGCCGAGCGATCGCCGTACCCACCGATGTCGCGCGCTGGGAGGACTGCGCGACCGCCGTGCAGCGCACCGTGGACGAGCTCGGCGGTCTGGACGTCCTCGTCAACGGCGCCGGCGTCATGCTGATGGCGAGGATCGAGAACGCCGATCCGCAGGAGTGGGTCCAGATGATGGAGGTCAACGTCCTGGGCTCCATGTTCCTGGCCAAGCTCGCCCTCCCGCACCTCCTCGAGCGACAGGGCGCGGTCGTGCAGCTGTCGTCGGCCGCCGGTCGCGTGGCGCGCGTCAACACGTCCGGCTACTGCGCGAGCAAGTACGCCATCACCGCGTTCTGCGAGTCGCTGCGACAGGAGGTCGGCGACCGCGGAGTCCGCGTCATCGTCCTCGAGCCCGGCTCGACGAACACCGACCTGCGGTTCTCGATCACCGACGAGGAGGTGCTCGCCGCGGTGAGCGCCCGCAGCGCCACGATCGAGCAGCTCGAGGCGGACGACATCGCGGACGTGGTGGTGTTCTCCCTGACCCGCCACCCCCGGGTCGCGATGAACGAGCTGCTCTTCCGGCCCACGCAGCAGAACTGGTGA
- a CDS encoding MMPL family transporter: MSTALSALPTRAARWSATHPWRAIGAWLAFVVIAVGLAATVPTNDVEDADYRVGESGRAADLVDAAGLDQAPYESVLVRARSGDLDAAAARAAAAELAEQMRSVPGVAGVGDAVPSADGSALLVSVELTSEDVDAAPLLDVTSAVQADHPDLVVAQAGDVTIGDAIDERVGEDLRSAEFISLPITLVLMLLAFGALIAAGLPVLLAATSVAATIGISAPISWLVPAEPTVYSMIVLIGMAVGVDYSLFYLKRERQERAAGRTTLDAVAIAAETSGHAILVSGAAVVASLAGLFVLTDVTFNSLATGAILVVAVAVLGSITVLPALLVKLGRWVDRPRIPLLWRLTRRVRTGTISGRVLGPVVRHPVAALVVSSIGIAALAVPAFTMKTHQASIETLPADIPAVQTLREITRAFPGEGTSAQVVVTGADPAAAQAALERLATDAERSGDFVTDGAQVRTSADGGTSVVDLALPFEESDDRAADAIERLRADLAPAALDDLPGDSAWAVGGGAADSLDYNDKRDQRMPFLLGFVLLLTMVMMVLAFRSVLLGLVSTVLNLASVGVAFGLLSIVFQHGVGEGLLDFTSPGFVIDWIPIFVLVVLVGLSMDYHVFVLSRIRELIDRGLPARDAVHRGIADTAGVITSAAAVMVSVFAIFATLSMMEMKMMGVGLSAAILIDATVIRLVVLPAVLVLLGERAWPRRPARRAADAVPEPAPALAR, from the coding sequence ATGTCCACAGCCCTGAGCGCGCTGCCCACGCGCGCCGCCCGCTGGAGCGCCACCCATCCCTGGCGCGCGATCGGCGCCTGGCTGGCGTTCGTCGTGATCGCGGTCGGCCTGGCCGCCACCGTCCCCACCAACGACGTCGAGGACGCCGACTACCGGGTCGGCGAGTCCGGCCGCGCCGCCGACCTGGTCGACGCCGCCGGGCTCGACCAGGCGCCGTACGAGAGCGTCCTGGTGCGCGCCCGCTCGGGCGACCTGGACGCCGCCGCCGCCCGCGCGGCCGCCGCCGAGCTGGCCGAGCAGATGCGGAGCGTCCCCGGTGTCGCGGGGGTCGGCGACGCCGTCCCCAGTGCGGACGGCAGCGCCCTCCTCGTCTCCGTCGAGCTGACCTCCGAGGACGTCGACGCCGCGCCGCTGCTCGACGTGACGTCCGCGGTCCAGGCCGACCATCCCGACCTGGTCGTCGCGCAGGCCGGCGACGTCACCATCGGCGACGCGATCGACGAGCGGGTGGGCGAGGACCTGCGGTCGGCGGAGTTCATCAGCCTCCCGATCACGCTGGTGCTGATGCTGCTCGCCTTCGGCGCGCTCATCGCCGCCGGGCTGCCGGTGCTGCTCGCCGCGACCAGCGTCGCCGCGACGATCGGCATCAGCGCCCCGATCTCGTGGCTGGTCCCGGCCGAGCCGACCGTCTACAGCATGATCGTGCTGATCGGCATGGCCGTCGGCGTCGACTACTCGCTGTTCTACCTCAAGCGGGAGCGCCAGGAGCGGGCCGCCGGACGTACGACGCTCGACGCCGTCGCGATCGCCGCGGAGACCTCCGGCCACGCGATCCTGGTGTCCGGCGCCGCCGTGGTCGCCTCGCTGGCGGGCCTGTTCGTGCTCACCGACGTCACCTTCAACTCCCTGGCCACCGGCGCGATCCTCGTGGTCGCGGTCGCCGTCCTCGGCTCGATCACCGTGCTCCCCGCGCTGCTGGTCAAGCTCGGCCGCTGGGTCGACCGGCCCCGCATCCCCCTGCTGTGGCGGCTCACCCGCCGCGTCCGGACCGGCACGATCAGCGGCCGGGTCCTCGGCCCGGTGGTCCGCCATCCCGTCGCCGCGCTGGTCGTCTCCTCGATCGGCATCGCCGCGCTCGCCGTACCCGCCTTCACGATGAAGACGCACCAGGCCAGCATCGAGACGCTGCCCGCCGACATCCCCGCCGTGCAGACCCTGCGCGAGATCACCCGGGCGTTCCCGGGCGAGGGCACCTCCGCCCAGGTCGTCGTGACCGGCGCGGACCCGGCCGCGGCGCAGGCCGCGCTGGAGCGACTCGCCACCGACGCCGAGCGCTCCGGCGACTTCGTGACCGACGGCGCGCAGGTGCGCACCTCCGCCGACGGCGGTACGTCGGTCGTCGACCTCGCGCTGCCCTTCGAGGAGTCCGACGACCGGGCCGCCGACGCCATCGAGCGGCTCCGCGCCGACCTCGCCCCGGCCGCCCTCGACGACCTCCCCGGCGACAGCGCATGGGCGGTCGGCGGCGGCGCGGCCGACTCGCTGGACTACAACGACAAGCGGGACCAGCGGATGCCGTTCCTGCTGGGCTTCGTGCTGCTGCTGACCATGGTGATGATGGTGCTCGCGTTCCGCAGCGTCCTGCTCGGCCTGGTCTCGACCGTGCTCAACCTGGCGTCGGTCGGCGTCGCGTTCGGCCTGCTGTCCATCGTCTTCCAGCACGGCGTCGGCGAGGGCCTCCTCGACTTCACCAGCCCGGGCTTCGTGATCGACTGGATCCCGATCTTCGTCCTCGTCGTCCTGGTCGGCCTGTCCATGGACTACCACGTGTTCGTGCTGAGCCGGATCCGCGAGCTGATCGACCGCGGCCTGCCCGCCCGCGACGCCGTGCACCGCGGCATCGCCGACACCGCCGGCGTGATCACCAGCGCGGCCGCCGTGATGGTCTCCGTGTTCGCCATCTTCGCGACGCTGTCGATGATGGAGATGAAGATGATGGGCGTCGGCCTCTCCGCCGCGATCCTCATCGACGCCACGGTGATCCGGCTCGTCGTGCTCCCCGCGGTGCTGGTGCTGCTCGGTGAGCGGGCCTGGCCGCGGCGCCCGGCCCGGCGCGCCGCCGATGCGGTGCCGGAGCCCGCGCCCGCGCTCGCCCGATGA
- a CDS encoding sensor histidine kinase: MSSSSLDDVRPGDVSPDGGARAGRWTVTGYAALHVLLFAPIVVTFVLVVVSSVLVVVWVGILLLAGLLPAMRGLAGLHRSMAGRVLGTPVPAPYLPLTGGPLADLRTRAADPMTWRDLLWMLWAMTFGFAVSLLAVVLFLAVVTLPIWWYGVVPLLRGRAAVDRAILTIGRTERLEQRVEALTASRAVVVDHSATELRRIERDLHDGPQARLAAVSLSLGLADDLFDSDPEAARRLINEARGTSSTALGELRDVVRGIHPPVLADRGLAGAVSALALDMAVPVELALDVPDRLPAPVESAVYFAVAECLANTAKHAGAAQSWVSIRHDGAVLRGEVGDDGRGGADLRGGTGLPGVAARLAAFDGTLSVSSPVGGPTVVTWEVPCASSSPKTTRS, from the coding sequence GTGAGCAGCAGCAGTCTCGACGACGTCCGTCCCGGCGACGTCAGCCCCGACGGTGGGGCGCGCGCCGGTCGCTGGACGGTGACCGGGTACGCCGCCCTGCACGTGCTGCTGTTCGCCCCGATCGTGGTGACCTTCGTGCTGGTGGTGGTCAGCTCGGTGCTGGTCGTGGTGTGGGTCGGGATCCTGCTGCTGGCCGGTCTCCTGCCCGCGATGCGCGGCCTGGCCGGGCTGCACCGCTCGATGGCCGGCCGGGTCCTCGGCACGCCCGTGCCGGCGCCGTACCTCCCCCTCACCGGCGGCCCGCTCGCCGATCTGCGCACCCGCGCCGCCGACCCGATGACCTGGCGCGACCTGCTCTGGATGCTGTGGGCGATGACCTTCGGGTTCGCGGTCTCGCTGCTCGCGGTGGTGCTCTTCCTCGCGGTGGTGACGCTCCCGATCTGGTGGTACGGCGTCGTCCCGCTCCTGCGCGGTCGCGCGGCCGTGGACCGCGCGATCCTCACCATCGGCCGCACCGAGCGGCTGGAGCAGCGGGTGGAGGCGTTGACCGCGTCGCGGGCCGTGGTGGTCGACCACTCGGCGACCGAGCTGCGCCGGATCGAGCGCGACCTGCACGACGGGCCGCAGGCCCGGCTGGCCGCCGTCTCCCTCAGCCTGGGCCTCGCCGACGACCTCTTCGACTCCGACCCGGAGGCCGCACGCCGGCTGATCAACGAGGCCCGCGGCACGTCGTCCACGGCGCTCGGCGAGCTGCGCGACGTCGTCCGCGGCATCCACCCGCCGGTGCTCGCCGACCGCGGCCTCGCGGGCGCGGTGTCCGCGCTGGCCCTGGACATGGCGGTCCCGGTCGAGCTCGCCCTCGACGTACCCGACCGGCTGCCGGCGCCGGTCGAGTCGGCGGTCTACTTCGCGGTGGCCGAGTGCCTCGCCAACACCGCCAAGCACGCCGGGGCCGCGCAGTCCTGGGTGAGCATCCGCCACGACGGCGCCGTGCTGCGCGGCGAGGTCGGGGACGACGGCCGCGGCGGCGCCGACCTCCGCGGGGGGACCGGGCTCCCGGGCGTGGCCGCCCGTCTGGCAGCCTTCGATGGAACCCTGTCGGTGTCGAGCCCCGTCGGCGGGCCCACCGTCGTGACCTGGGAGGTTCCGTGCGCATCGTCCTCGCCGAAGACCACGCGCTCCTGA